In a genomic window of Brassica rapa cultivar Chiifu-401-42 chromosome A10, CAAS_Brap_v3.01, whole genome shotgun sequence:
- the LOC103845090 gene encoding putative FBD-associated F-box protein At5g56560: protein MERAAKINKNMVKRLRLNDLPDELILKIFSMLPNFKESVATHLISEQHENPYNLVSDVTLEYDNEESFVTFMSFYYGSLLSDDDQILERLHLKLNRNYSASDINFWVQVAVNTSVRKLRFNLYGGTLVLPSCLSTCTTLKSLILREVTIKHVPRGFCLPSLKSLHLFSVEFSQKASNARLLQNYYGINDEVRFCLPSLRSLHLLSAVHHTSGLLTHLLQSCPILEYLVVSQTERELSPVFSVIPPESRLSSIKSLHLLSVELSNDKAIATLLKTCAGSLEYLVLNRTCYNYSERVSLSSLKSLHLLSPSSNNIACNSLTRLLQSCPVLEYLVVSQTERDYMPMFRVIPPESCLSSIKSLHLSSVKFHGDEYVATLLKRCAALEHLVISRTRYDNVKLYSINVPTLKSLTINNSREKRTDDDEKENHGFLINAPALQTLNIKDTVSNFLMLEFTPEVTKANIQVICEQSENFIGSLTSVQHLSLCSPNSEIPYRRGSVFPYLEHLELCTCSAGWVNLLASILNESPRLQSLKLMSNHSAQYNDPMSFWEEPAVVPECLLTHLEIFEWRQYENTVQHRKVAACILANATCLKMATFSTRSRNKDHRMVMKLKKLKRISKTCQLVFE from the exons ATGGAGAGGGCAGCCAAGATAAACAAAAACATGGTGAAACGTCTGAGACTCAATGACTTACCAGATGAACTGATCTTGAAGATATTCTCAATGCTTCCGAACTTTAAAGAGAGCGTTGCAACACATCTCATATCAGAGCAGCACGAGAATCCTTATAATCTGGTGTCGGACGTCACGTTAGAATATGATAATGAGGAGAGTTTCGTGACTTTCATGAGTTTTTATTACGGATCTTTGTTGTCTGACGATGATCAGATCCTAGAGAGATTGCATCTCAAGCTTAACAGAAACTATTCGGCTTCAGACATCAACTTTTGGGTTCAAGTGGCGGTTAATACATCTGTAAGAAAGCTGAGATTCAACTTGTATGGTGGAACCCTAGTTCTGCCAAGTTGCTTGAGTACTTGCACAACCCTAAAATCATTGATACTCCGTGAAGTAACTATCAAGCATGTTCCTCGTGGTTTCTGTTTGCCATCTCTTAAAAGTCTGCACCTTTTCTCCGTTGAATTCTCGCAAAAGGCATCTAACGCAAGGCTTTTACAAAATTACTATGGTATAAATGATGAGGTTAGATTTTGCTTGCCGTCACTAAGAAGTCTGCACCTTTTATCGGCAGTACACCATACGTCTGGTCTTCTTACACATCTTCTACAAAGTTGTCCGATTCTTGAATATCTGGTTGTATCCCAAACCGAACGTGAGTTGAGTCCGGTTTTTAGTGTTATCCCACCTGAGTCTCGTTTGTCATCAATCAAGAGTCTGCACCTTTTATCTGTCGAACTCTCGAATGATAAAGCTATTGCAACGCTTTTAAAAACGTGTGCAGGCTCTCTTGAATATTTGGTTTTAAACAGAACCTGCTATAACTATTCGGAGCGTGTTTCCTTGTCGTCACTCAAAAGTCTGCACCTTTTATCGCCTAGTAGTAATAATATAGCGTGCAATTCTCTTACACGTCTTCTACAAAGTTGCCCGGTTCTTGAATATCTGGTCGTAAGCCAAACCGAACGAGATTATATGCCAATGTTCAGGGTTATCCCACCTGAGTCCTGTTTGTCATCAATCAAAAGCCTTCACCTTTCATCTGTTAAATTCCATGGGGATGAATATGTTGCAACGCTTTTAAAAAGGTGTGCAGCTCTTGAACATTTGGTTATAAGCCGAACCAGATATGACAATGTGAAGTTATATAGTATCAATGTGCCTACTTTGAAGAGCTTAACTATTAATAACTCAAGAGAGAAACGTACTGACGACGACGAAAAGGAGAATCATGGGTTTTTGATAAATGCTCCTGCTTTGCAGACTTTGAACATTAAGGATACTGTCAGTAACTTTCTAATGCTTGAGTTTACGCCAGAGGTAACAAAAGCGAATATCCAGGTCATTTGTGAGCAATCTGAGAATTTCATTGGATCTCTTACCTCAGTCCAACATCTTTCTCTATGTTCTCCAAATTCGGAG ATTCCATATCGCCGTGGCTCTGTCTTTCCCTATCTTGAACATCTAGAGCTATGTACATGTTCTGCGGGATGGGTCAATCTTCTTGCTTCTATACTCAATGAGTCTCCAAGACTCCAATCTCTCAAGCTTATGTCG AATCATAGTGCCCAATACAATGATCCGATGAGCTTTTGGGAAGAACCAGCAGTTGTTCCCGAATGTTTATTGACGCATCTAGAGATCTTTGAATGGAGACAATATGAAAACACAGTGCAGCATAGGAAAGTGGCTGCGTGCATACTAGCAAACGCTACTTGTCTAAAGATGGCAACATTTTCAACAAGAAGTAGAAACAAAGATCATCGCATGGTCATGAAGTTAAAGAAACTGAAAAGAATTTCGAAGACATGTCAGTTAGTTTTTGAGTAA
- the LOC117128986 gene encoding F-box/FBD/LRR-repeat protein At5g56570, with protein sequence MSKMFLLCLVIVSIYTYFILQTPYRRGSVFPYLEHLEPCTCSAGWANLLASILNDAPRLQSLSRYVVLTFFN encoded by the coding sequence ATGTCAAAAATGTTTCTTCTATGTTTGGTTATTGTCAGTATATATACGTACTTCATTTTGCAGACTCCATATCGCCGTGGCTCTGTATTTCCCTATCTTGAACATCTAGAGCCATGTACATGTTCTGCGGGATGGGCCAATCTTCTTGCTTCTATACTCAATGACGCTCCAAGGCTCCAATCTTTAAGTCGGTATGTAGTATTGACTTTTTTTAACTAG
- the LOC103846135 gene encoding glutathione S-transferase T2-like translates to MWHRINDQTNKFYAAFAAAEKQITSGQSDNDVLKVAHEIFYSDQGHKFTLEHAWCVLCYEQKWISLNTPKTAGSKRKGGEVSSQPSSEHVGEVCSQSSMRPEGIKAAKASRNGSKGKAIEDYKSLLELKMEDLARKEKLSKLAILDTLLTKKDPLSESEETVKNKLLAELF, encoded by the coding sequence ATGTGGCACAGAATCAATGATCAGACGAACAAGTTCTATGCCGCATTCGCAGCTGCAGAGAAACAAATAACCAGCGGTCAGAGTGACAATGACGTTCTAAAGGTTGCTCATGAAATCTTCTACTCTGATCAGGGACACAAGTTTACCCTCGAGCACGCGTGGTGTGTCCTGTGCTATGAACAAAAGTGGATAAGCCTGAACACACCTAAGACGGCCGGTTCAAAGCGAAAGGGTGGTGAGGTGAGTTCCCAACCTTCAAGCGAACATGTCGGTGAGGTATGTTCCCAATCTTCTATGCGTCCTGAAGGTATCAAGGCTGCGAAAGCAAGCAGGAATGGTAGTAAAGGAAAGGCTATTGAGGACTATAAGAGCCTTTTGGAGCTCAAGATGGAAGATTTGGCGAGGAAGGAGAAACTGTCGAAGCTGGCGATATTAGACACTCTCCTTACCAAGAAGGATCCACTAAGCGAGAGTGAAGAAACTGTCAAGAACAAGCTGTTGGCCGAACTCTTCTAG
- the LOC103845091 gene encoding mitogen-activated protein kinase kinase 6, translating to MKLKSNLKQLNKLSVPAQQTPISSFLTASGTFHDGDFLLNQKGLKLTSDDKQSRPSDSKELDFEITAEDLETVRVIGKGSGGVVQLVRHKWVGKLFAMKVIQMNIQEEIRKQIVQELKINQASSQCPHVVVCYHSFYHNGAFSLVLEYMDRGSLVDVIRQVKTILEPYLAVVCKQVLQGLVYLHNERHVIHRDIKPSNLLVNHKGEVKISDFGVSASLASSMGQRDTFVGTYNYMSPERISGSTYDYSSDIWSLGMSVLECAIGRFPYLESEDQQNPPSFYELLAAIVESPPPTAPSDQFSPEFCSFVSACLQKDPPARASSLDLLSHPFIKKFEDMDIDLGILVGTLEPPVNCLR from the exons ATGAAGCTCAAATCGAACTTGAAGCAGCTTAATAAGCTCTCCGTTCCAGCTCAGCAAACCCCAATCTCTTCCTTCTT GACTGCAAGTGGAACGTTTCACGATGGAGATTTTCTTCTAAACCAGAAGGGGTTAAAGCTGACGTCAGATGATAAGCAATCGAGG CCTTCTGATAGCAAAGAGCTTGATTTCGAAATCACTGCTGAAGACTTAGAGACTGTGAGAGTCATCGGTAAAGGCAGCGGTGGAGTTGTACAATTGGTTCGTCACAAATGGGTTGGCAAGTTATTTGCTATGAAG GTCATACAGATGAACATACAAGAAGAAATTCGTAAGCAAATTGTCCAGGAGCTCAAAATAAACCAAGCATCATCTCAGTGTCCACATGTTGTTGTCTGCTACCACTCTTTCTATCACAATGGAGCCTTTTCCCTTGTGCTTGAGTATATGGACCGTGGCTCTCTTGTTGATGTCATAAGACAAGTGAAGACTATCCTTGAGCCTTACCTTGCTGTCGTCTGTAAACAG GTTTTGCAGGGGCTAGTTTACCTGCACAACGAAAGACATGTCATACACAGAGACATTAAACCATCAAACCTTCTTGTGAATCATAAAGGAGAAGTGAAAATCTCGGACTTTGGTGTCAGTGCAAGTCTTGCTAGCTCCATGGGACAGAGGGACACATTTGTTGGAACCTACAACTATATGTCG CCTGAGAGGATCAGTGGAAGCACATACGACTACAGCAGCGACATTTGGAGTTTGGGGATGTCAGTGTTAGAATGTGCAATAGGAAGATTCCCATACTTGGAATCTGAAGACCAGCAAAACCCGCCTAGCTTTTATGAGCTTTTGGCAGCAATCGTAGAGAGTCCACCACCAACTGCTCCTTCTGATCAATTCTCCCCTGAATTTTGCTCCTTTGTATCAGCCTG CTTACAAAAGGATCCTCCAGCAAGAGCATCATCCTTGGACCTGTTG AGTCATCCATTCATAAAGAAGTTTGAGGACATGGATATTGATCTCGGGATACTTGTTGGCACTCTGGAACCACCTGTTAACTGCCTTAGATAA